A region of the Plasmodium vinckei vinckei genome assembly, chromosome: PVVCY_11 genome:
aaaaataaaatgacagcataaataaaatattgcaTATTATGTGgtacattattttataaggATTACCTAATTTGTTGAGTTGTAGAAATggatattatttattagtaGTTGCCAATATcaattcatatattattcttataaaaaatacattctATATGCCAAACCAAATAAAAGATTGTTGCAATATACCTACTTATGTGTGTCAAAACCGAATTATTTTGTACGTGGCAAAACcgaattattttgtatgttGCAAAAAATGTAGTTAGTTAGGTTTgacattttttctttttacaaatttagTGAGCTAAGTTTATTGAAcagtataaaaaatgcatatgtaTGGACATggtaaatcaaaaaaaaaacgccAACATTTTTCATACTACACAAAATATGGATAAAAAAGCCATTGCTcatttgtataaatatattgatcATTGAATTGGTAGTGAATTAATTTAgagataaatattaatacgTTTTAAAAGGATGTATGACATTatgaaattaattaaaaaaaatgtaaagccaaatataaaatgcgCACACGtatatacacacatatttatatgggAATGAATTATAAACTTGTCATAATTATTGAAACGATGAAAAAGCCAGTTTATTTTTCCTCACAAGGAAAACACCAAAAAATGCgccaaaacaaaaaattaaggtTTAAAAGGTTAAGGCATAAAAATAAGGCATAAAAATACggcataaaaatatggcataaaaatatggcataaaaatatggcataaaaatatggcaTAAAAATAAGGCTAAGAATTACGacttaaaaaattcttCTAATATATGGCCAACAGTATTAGGATAAGACAAATGGGATGCAAAATAAAGATGTAAACATTTTAATGTCAAAAAGTTGAGTATCCCTCCAATTCCTTTTATTCTCaatgtattaatttttcgAAGTATTTCTGAAATAGtatttatatcaatttgatatatttgtaaaaatatatttaatatattaggTTGTATTTGAAAAGGGTTAATATATGTACCTATTGTTATatcttctatatttttattatcttgatattgttttaaaaatatatcagaatttaaaaaaaacatataaaaaaataataaaatttttttattaatatgtcTTAatcttataataatatattttaaatgatcataaattaaaaaatgtcgtaataaattaaattcttcatttttttgatttataagattttcaatattttttataatatttactttttctAAATGGGATATATAtccacatatatttttattaactaGCCAATAAATTGTTGGAAATGGTCTAATATGTTTaagtaaaattatttcattttcaatttctgttttatttttgatacattttatttcttcttcatattcttcatcttctccatcatcattttgatttttattattttttgttttatattttatatcttcattttgcattttataatttaaacatGTGGAGTCTTGGCTAGTTAAACTCACTTCAGTATTACTTGTTAATGTACTAGCATTCATTAAAGTATATTCAAAACTATTTGATACATTTTcaacttttattatttcatcatGGGTAGTGTAACCACTTTCATAATTTGTAGTACCATATTTTGTTGTACTCTCTAAAACATCATTAGTATCACTAAACTTATCTTGTATATAAGTTTGAGGATTTGAAATGTTTGATAATATACCTgaacttattttttcatttaaaaactGTTTTGGGctataattatttgaattatgAAGTTGCTCGTTTTTTTGATTGATCGGTTTTATGATTGTGTTAAAATCTGGGGTTTGACTTTTTTCTGATGTTATAGGAGAGAATATAGTTTTACtgtctttaatttttttgataataaatttgtaaaaattatgatctattttattttcaaagatcattagaaaaataaaataatcgATTGTTAGTTCATCATAGTTAGGATCATTTTCCATGCTCATATCTTCTGATTGTTTAATTTGattttgtttaaaatttttaaacaaatttgAAAGTGGAGTTTTTTGTGAGTATAAAAATcgattaataaaatataaaacataaacccttttttgttcatctaatatttctaatatattttctttttttctttttttataaatatatttttttttataattttttttatgattattttcatttttatgtaattcTTGTTTATATAAGTCGTTGAGGAAAACTGTCCTTACGATATCTACTGATTGAGAATTActaaaacataaatttataagatcatatatatttctttctttataattatatttagttaatttaaaagatttacatatatttttaaatatttgattactatcaaaatttataaaaaatggggaaatattaatagttccgatatttttttttaacatcatttttatttttcttaatcCGTTTGGATCCCGATTTAAAATGTTGTGGATTTGAGAGAAGTGACTAAAACATAATGTGACATCACAGTATGGACTATTTACAATAGTTATACTATTTTCTCTGTTCCCattgttaataatattgttactgttatttgttttattatatatgtttgaGTTATATTTCGGTAGCTTAAAAGATGTGTAttgatttttcattttcacattattgttattttgtCTTACTATTTCCCTTTTGCTATcccaattattttttacgtGATCTCCataatttgtattaaaatttgtgtCGGAACTTTTAGCAAAATTTCTTTCAAAgcttttttcaaaatttttgtcaaaacttttttcaaaagatttttcataatattgtGGACATGCTTGATCACATTTTTCAGAACCTTCTACACTTTTTTCAAACTTCTTAGGATAATCATTTTCAGTCTCAGATTCTTTATGCTCAACATATACGCTATCACTATAGTGACTTAAAGATGATTCACTTTCTGACATTGTACAGggtacataaaataaatcattgGGGGTAGTAGGATTACAGTTGTTATTGCATATATTGCTTTGTTCACCAATTTTTAAGGGGGATGGTATTTCCGAGAAGTCAGAAAGGGATTTATCTGTTTCAgtaaatgtattttttgtatttaatatattttctgaTGTATTAATGTCTGTTCCATTGGTTGTTATATTTGAGTTTGTGGCAGTGGCTACattatttgaaataaaacTTGATGATAAGATTTGATTTTGTCCCGATTTTATATCATGACAATTACATGAATTTCTAAAaagtttatttaaaatttctgAATcactattatatacatttgtATGTGATTGCATTagttcatttttaattcgtcgtgttttttttctttttttttttttattattatttttatcaaattttacaaaacataaattaatatttaatggttcttttataaaagcATCAAGACAAagatcattttttatataatcaattactttttcatttttaggaaatttaaatattttgaataatgTAGTATTACACAAGTCTTTTGAAAACATTGAATCATTTGAATAGAGtgcattttttcttttctttttaatgtcacaattgttttcattttttttttctagaTCACTTTCGTGTACATTACAATTACTTAAATTGGAACTCCCGCATAGGCAATTTGGTGAATTACTACAGGTAGAAAATCCAGtggtaatattattattttcatttgtatagtttgaaaaattgtgattatatgtatttgaCTTTGgcttgttattttttttatataaattttttgaattacaGAAAAATTTGTTATATACTTTATggttttcaaaaaaaatattttttgattctTGGatgttaattattttatatgaattaacaatatttattaatatttcataagatttttcattatatattttaatatcattagtaattataaatttgaaaatacaAAACAAATCTAACTTTCTTAGAAAATCGAGTTGAATTTTAACTTGATCTGTCGATATGtcttccatttttatttctctttATACCTATAACTACTTTATATTGTGTGATAGTACATACTAATACACACATAAACCTTTATCCTATATATCCTTATTGAGAAGAGTATAAGTAATAAAACGCATagatatgtatatgtatgtatatgtgGGTATACTATGCCCGGATACCTacaattatatgcatactgGTAATTAATCGTGTTACTATAATtcataaatacatttttatcaaatattttgtccaccgtttttaatttttatacagttttatttattctatattactatatacttagtatttattcatttagtgttttttattattattttttatttacaggTATATAGATTTGTTAGgggaatattattttatatactatGAGATCACGACAgcttaaatatattaatgtgGACGTATCATactaatttaaaaaaatatatcatttcaaaatataaaataaaaagaaattattaaaaatatttgaaatatttgaaataaataaaacatgtATAATGATAGTGATAATGGAAAATTCCcctctttatattttgtaaaatttataattttttgtaaaaatattaatatatgtatatatataatttatttgaaacGACGGCAatttttccaattttttttttttattttttatacccgatggtattatatataaaatagtgTATACCCCTGTATATCTAcgcattatatatttttagaatatataaatatagatattttttaattatatatatagtttttattttccgtaatatttatagaataaaaaaataataaaactttAGTGCAAAAACATATTAGTGAATAATATAGGACTTTAGTTAATAtactaaaatatatattgcatttttattctttttaatttttcacgAATAAGCCAtgtgataatatataaatatgatgaaGTATATGCCCACATATGTATTTGTTTATACGTTGGCTTAAATGTATAACCTTATTATGTTTTCCCTATGCTTATAGTAAAATAGGCTAATTTGTACAGGCTTGTGTCAAATTAGTATGCATAATGCTGGTCATTTTAAactgtatatatatgtatataatagtaGTAGAAACATCATGGTTTGCAAATATAAGCGACACTGTTGTGATGGGCTTGTAGGTATATGAACTTATCCATATgcaataataaatacaaatagtTGATCATTCCCTCTcaaatagtatatatttctatGCATTTACATaatccatttttatgttaaaaGGATTAGGAATAAATTCcattttcatattcttttcactaaatatatagacaattgtatttaatattacaaCATATGAATGGcaatattgtttatttaaaaaaaagggatatataaacaaattgaaaaaaaaaaaattgggaGTTTACACATTTATTAGCGTCTTATAATTGAGaacaatgaaaatatgaaaaatattttttaaatgtcctgaaaataaaaatgcacATTTCTTTATGCATAAGttgaaataattaaattttaccGAATAAgtgtaaaattatattgtatatagATTAATGAGGTAATTGGgcttatgataaaaatattattacaagGTTTAAATAGGGgtagagaaaaaaatataaaaaaaatgaaatcatagaaataataagcATTTGCCATTCACTAGgtttgtatttaaaaataataattaaaaatgggTATTACTAAAATgtgaatgaaaaaaatagtgatataatattgataataatgaattatgTGTAGCTTGTAAATAAACAATACCATTGTTTTATCTAAGCTTTTAAGGTGACCTtgtgctttttttttctatttacTTATTAAGGgtagagaaaaaaaaaataaaagtaaaaaaggaataaacaatttttgaTTTGCAGTGCGTATGTTATAGTATATCATAGAGATTATTTTGGTATAGTAAATATCGgaataaaaatcaaaaaaagataaaatatttaaatatattgaaataataaaataaatgtttatacaaattaaatttgCTATCTTAAGAAccatatgtattattttttgtaagcTAAACATCATtggaaatattaataaaataaatatacaatattgtaaaaaggtaagaatttgaataaaaacacaaaataattatgttttataatttaagaaaataaataaaacacacttaaaaaatataggcttgtatttatatatacatgttaTACCATAtctcatattattatcatattttttcattataataatttagatCACTAtagttttaattattatatatcatatgaGCATATctttaacatatatatatgtaaacaTTTAATTTCACTTTTATTAGACCTTTTATgggaatataaaaaacgcACACAAAAGTGATAATATTTACACACactataaatacaaaataagaATAGATAGCTATTAAGTTATATTGtgaaaaatggaaaaaagtTTTATTATGGTTAAGCCTGATGGCGTCCAAAGAGGATTAGTTGGTGTAGTAATTAAACGCTTTGAAAGGAGGGGATATAAATTGAtagcaataaaaatagtaaatcCTACTgaagaaatattaaaagaacATTACAAAGAGTTATCTGAGCAATCATTTTTCCAAAAGCTTGTGGATTATATAAGTAAAGGACCAGTTGTAGCTATGGTATGGGAGGGAATGGATATAGTTAAGCAaggaagaaaaataattggtGAAACAAATCCATTAAATAGTAGTGTAGGAACAATTCGAGGTGATTTTTGTTTAGAAGTTAGTAGAAATGCTGTACATGGTAGTGATTCAGTTGCTTCAGCAAATAGagaaattaatatatggtTTAAGGCTGAAGAATTAATTCAATGGAAAAGCCACTCTAATGATTGGGTGTatgcataattattttatttaaaaaaaaaaaaaaaagtattgaaaaaaaaaaaaactttttttttttttttaaacaatgTTTATCTCCTAATAGGTTATTATTTCCACATAATGCATGTTTTCATTGAATATTACATGTGTTTATATAACCTTGTGtgaatgaatataataccTTTTTGTTCCCTTTTTATCACTATAAttgtatattaatttattgtaataataataaggaagttgcataataaattaatatatggcTAGCTAGTTTTTTAGCTAGCTACTTTTGTTTTCTGTCCTCATAATAGGAACACACTAAATAAAACgaataaaaagaataaaaaacaaataaaacattaaattattcaatttatttttcaatataagAACCTttatgcaaaaaaatagttataataagatttaaaaaatgtaagaATAATACGACAAGcgaatatttttcatattaattGGCTTTAAATGTGTGTGCATATTCTTCTACCtatctatattttcctttatatataatataatgtcTATTCACTTGGAATAATAGAAAACTGAATTACTTGGTAGAATTTGAAAAGGAAATTAAGTTTGCCTTAGTTTAAcaagttatatatatgtgggTAAAGGAAAATACCCAACATATTTGGAGGGATGTAAttctaaaatatataaaacaaggAATTAAACTAGAGTAGTGTTATTATGCATGAAtattaacatataaaaagggtaaaaaataaatatgtaataaaaaaaaataaaattgaaaaaaacataccCGATATAGGTATTTTATTCCCCGAAAACTAATCATGGTAAGTTTTATAAAGAATATGAGCAATctcaaattaaaattatgtatctacatatatatttatgcatatttataagaatatgtttatatttaattatttatgtgaaaaaaatatatgcagaTTTTAAAATGGGGATCAAGGAAAATTTACAAACAAGCTTAAAgtgtacatatatagtcgtataaataatgtacaatatatagtacatatttttcgaataaatttttgaaaaattaagatattcacaaaaataaaaattattattagtcAATTTAAGCTATGAATATTCTTCACAATATACGATATATTGGAAGTGATCACattgatattataaaatataatatttgattGGAATATTTATTGATTGTCTTTCTCCTTATCTAACTTAGTGCTTTGACAACCATATTgacattaaattttttcaaatgtgtatatttttgtcCGACACCAACAAAAACAATGGGTCTTCCAGTGAGATACACCATAGAAAGGGCTGTACCTACTTTATCGTCGACAGTATCAAATTTTGTAAGGATGATACCATCTATGgttcttttatttgtatcacATGTAGCATCTATTAATGTTtgattaaattttttaagttgATCAATAGCATCATTTCCTACTAATGCTTCTCCAACAAAAAGTATTAAATCtggattatttattaaaattaattttccTAAAGATCTCATTAATGGTTCATTATCTTGCATTCTTCCAGCTGTATCTATTAAAATTACATCatacttttctttttttgcgTAAGAAATAGCATCTTTAGCAATAGCAGCTgcattttttccatatccTTTTTCAAATAGATGAACATCTAAACATTGTGCATGTATTCTTAATTGCTCAATTGCACCTGCTCTAAATGTATCACAAGCTGCAATCATAATTTTAAGATTaccttttgtttttaaatagtAACAAACTTTTGCTAGATTTGTAGATTTACCAACCCCATTTACACCTAAAAAGCAAAtggaatataattttcctaAAGATTTTGCTTCTAAAGCTGATCTAAGTACATCTACTGAATCTTTAGGTATTAAAATAGATTGAAGAGTATCTGAAAATATAGTAGAAACagtttttttaacattcaaagaaaatatagtttttttttttcctattaatttttctttcatattttcaattaaaaCATCACATATTCCAACAGctacattttttgaaagTAATTTAGTTTTAATATCTTGTAAAATTTGTTCAATATCACTTTCTTCAATAGTATTATTAGAcgaaaacattttaaaaatagaatCATTTAATTGActcataatattatttttattttcacctGTTGATGAATCACTTGAATCATCAAACTCTTCATCAAATTTAACAATTTCATTtggattatttttattttcattttttgatgAATAATCTAATTTATcaatatctttttttgttatttttttatttaattcccATTCtcttgcatttttttttgttttattttttttattatcacgTTTTCCACTTGCTTCAGaatcattttcttcattaccTTCTCCTCCTtcacttttattattggaACTATTTTTAGTACCCGAATCAGTAGTTGATCTTTCCATTGCTTTGTCTGATTcttctaatatttttaaaaattgtttatcaaaattaatTGGCAAATCATGGTCAAAcacattaaaattttttggaattaattttacaaaatgttttttaattttattaaataagttGTCAAGATATGCAGAATTTTGAATTCCTTGATATACAATCAATATTACAATGTCTAAATCGTTTacatatttccattttgaataatatttattatatttattactaaATTCTTCATGTTGGCCTTCTATTAAACctgtttttataattgtccttataatattatcttCAATTTCATAAAAGTTGTATGACCACAACACAATCCCTcctttattaaaaatgtttactACGTCGATCATTTTTGTCTTTCctagaaaag
Encoded here:
- a CDS encoding nucleoside diphosphate kinase b, putative → MEKSFIMVKPDGVQRGLVGVVIKRFERRGYKLIAIKIVNPTEEILKEHYKELSEQSFFQKLVDYISKGPVVAMVWEGMDIVKQGRKIIGETNPLNSSVGTIRGDFCLEVSRNAVHGSDSVASANREINIWFKAEELIQWKSHSNDWVYA
- a CDS encoding rhoptry protein RHOP148, putative — encoded protein: MEDISTDQVKIQLDFLRKLDLFCIFKFIITNDIKIYNEKSYEILINIVNSYKIINIQESKNIFFENHKVYNKFFCNSKNLYKKNNKPKSNTYNHNFSNYTNENNNITTGFSTCSNSPNCLCGSSNLSNCNVHESDLEKKNENNCDIKKKRKNALYSNDSMFSKDLCNTTLFKIFKFPKNEKVIDYIKNDLCLDAFIKEPLNINLCFVKFDKNNNKKKKRKKTRRIKNELMQSHTNVYNSDSEILNKLFRNSCNCHDIKSGQNQILSSSFISNNVATATNSNITTNGTDINTSENILNTKNTFTETDKSLSDFSEIPSPLKIGEQSNICNNNCNPTTPNDLFYVPCTMSESESSLSHYSDSVYVEHKESETENDYPKKFEKSVEGSEKCDQACPQYYEKSFEKSFDKNFEKSFERNFAKSSDTNFNTNYGDHVKNNWDSKREIVRQNNNNVKMKNQYTSFKLPKYNSNIYNKTNNSNNIINNGNRENSITIVNSPYCDVTLCFSHFSQIHNILNRDPNGLRKIKMMLKKNIGTINISPFFINFDSNQIFKNICKSFKLTKYNYKERNIYDLINLCFSNSQSVDIVRTVFLNDLYKQELHKNENNHKKNYKKKYIYKKRKKENILEILDEQKRVYVLYFINRFLYSQKTPLSNLFKNFKQNQIKQSEDMSMENDPNYDELTIDYFIFLMIFENKIDHNFYKFIIKKIKDSKTIFSPITSEKSQTPDFNTIIKPINQKNEQLHNSNNYSPKQFLNEKISSGILSNISNPQTYIQDKFSDTNDVLESTTKYGTTNYESGYTTHDEIIKVENVSNSFEYTLMNASTLTSNTEVSLTSQDSTCLNYKMQNEDIKYKTKNNKNQNDDGEDEEYEEEIKCIKNKTEIENEIILLKHIRPFPTIYWLVNKNICGYISHLEKVNIIKNIENLINQKNEEFNLLRHFLIYDHLKYIIIRLRHINKKILLFFYMFFLNSDIFLKQYQDNKNIEDITIGTYINPFQIQPNILNIFLQIYQIDINTISEILRKINTLRIKGIGGILNFLTLKCLHLYFASHLSYPNTVGHILEEFFKS
- a CDS encoding signal recognition particle receptor subunit alpha, putative, producing the protein MIDVVNIFNKGGIVLWSYNFYEIEDNIIRTIIKTGLIEGQHEEFSNKYNKYYSKWKYVNDLDIVILIVYQGIQNSAYLDNLFNKIKKHFVKLIPKNFNVFDHDLPINFDKQFLKILEESDKAMERSTTDSGTKNSSNNKSEGGEGNEENDSEASGKRDNKKNKTKKNAREWELNKKITKKDIDKLDYSSKNENKNNPNEIVKFDEEFDDSSDSSTGENKNNIMSQLNDSIFKMFSSNNTIEESDIEQILQDIKTKLLSKNVAVGICDVLIENMKEKLIGKKKTIFSLNVKKTVSTIFSDTLQSILIPKDSVDVLRSALEAKSLGKLYSICFLGVNGVGKSTNLAKVCYYLKTKGNLKIMIAACDTFRAGAIEQLRIHAQCLDVHLFEKGYGKNAAAIAKDAISYAKKEKYDVILIDTAGRMQDNEPLMRSLGKLILINNPDLILFVGEALVGNDAIDQLKKFNQTLIDATCDTNKRTIDGIILTKFDTVDDKVGTALSMVYLTGRPIVFVGVGQKYTHLKKFNVNMVVKALS